A single window of Inediibacterium massiliense DNA harbors:
- a CDS encoding MBOAT family O-acyltransferase, translating into MLFHSFEFFVLLLITFLFFYSFPKQRIYILAVANIIFYGASGIRYLFLFMIVSWVTYMCSLGITKKYGKIYCWIGILVNILNLVFFKYTGFILKNIEKFMGIVFPWQDTLLAKIMLPVGISFYTFQLIAYIVDVYRKEIKSCDSFLSFWVFISFFGQLIAGPIMRGKEFLFQIDGLKENKLTLTNLKYGVYYICMGLSKKIIFADFLAKKADVYFSQVGNLNSLDAWFAAYLFAFQIYFDFSAYSEIAVGVGHLFGLNLSLNFKSPYISSNPSEFWKRWHITLSSWIRDYIYIPLGGSKKGHFLQYVFLFTAMAISGIWHGAAWTFIIWGIYHGSLSALHKMYRSYIKVPKENIFYKIICIFIFFQLTTIGWVFFRAGSMSDAIFMIKKMITLSDLVYSPVYFIYFGFVVFLYGVHLIEYFIRKNENTFSLYWQRYFPPSVRAAAYFGIVILLILFTQTEESTFIYFQF; encoded by the coding sequence ATGCTATTTCACTCTTTTGAATTTTTTGTTTTACTTTTAATTACTTTTTTATTTTTCTATAGTTTTCCAAAACAGAGAATATATATTCTTGCGGTAGCCAATATCATTTTTTATGGAGCATCTGGAATCAGATATTTATTTTTATTTATGATTGTTTCATGGGTTACCTATATGTGTTCTTTAGGGATCACAAAAAAGTATGGAAAAATATATTGCTGGATAGGGATTTTGGTCAATATTCTAAATTTGGTATTTTTTAAGTATACAGGTTTTATATTAAAAAATATAGAAAAATTTATGGGAATTGTGTTTCCTTGGCAAGATACGCTATTAGCAAAGATTATGTTACCAGTAGGAATTTCCTTTTATACTTTTCAACTCATTGCTTATATAGTAGATGTCTATAGAAAAGAGATCAAATCTTGTGATTCTTTTTTAAGCTTTTGGGTGTTTATTTCTTTCTTTGGACAATTAATTGCAGGACCTATCATGCGTGGAAAAGAGTTTCTTTTTCAAATTGATGGACTAAAAGAAAATAAATTGACTCTTACCAATTTAAAATATGGAGTTTATTATATATGTATGGGTCTTTCAAAAAAAATAATCTTTGCTGATTTTTTAGCCAAAAAAGCAGATGTTTATTTTAGTCAAGTAGGAAATCTAAATTCTTTAGATGCTTGGTTTGCAGCTTATTTATTTGCATTTCAAATTTATTTTGACTTTTCTGCTTATAGTGAGATTGCTGTAGGGGTAGGACATTTATTTGGACTCAATTTAAGTTTAAATTTTAAATCTCCTTATATTAGCAGTAATCCTTCAGAGTTTTGGAAAAGATGGCATATTACATTATCCTCTTGGATTCGAGATTATATATATATTCCTCTAGGAGGATCAAAAAAGGGTCACTTTTTACAATATGTATTTTTATTTACAGCTATGGCTATCTCAGGAATATGGCATGGAGCAGCTTGGACCTTTATTATATGGGGGATATACCATGGAAGTTTAAGTGCTCTTCACAAAATGTATAGAAGTTATATAAAGGTCCCTAAAGAAAATATTTTTTATAAAATAATATGCATTTTCATATTTTTTCAACTGACTACCATAGGATGGGTATTTTTTAGAGCAGGTAGTATGTCTGATGCTATTTTTATGATCAAAAAAATGATTACTTTATCAGATTTAGTTTATAGTCCAGTATATTTTATATATTTTGGATTTGTGGTATTCCTATATGGAGTACATTTAATAGAATATTTTATTAGAAAAAATGAAAATACATTTAGTTTATATTGGCAAAGATATTTTCCTCCATCTGTTCGAGCAGCAGCTTATTTTGGTATTGTGATTTTATTAATTTTATTTACACAAACAGAAGAAAGTACTTTTATTTATTTTCAATTTTAA
- the murJ gene encoding murein biosynthesis integral membrane protein MurJ, translating to MNNYSKTIKTIVVVMGLTFFAKFLGFFRDSLLGSKLGANMESDAYIMALNSTSIVFVSIGSAIVAATIPIIVRLLTKDTKKEAFSFINNLLNILIVISFVFTLLGELFSKQIIKILASGFESNKFELTVQLTQIMFPIIIFICITYVFVSLLQSMEKFKITSIISLPANVITILFLCFFSKKYGVKGLAVVTTIGWILQFVVMLPTLYKEGYRYDFKINWKDDHMKEFFSMILLIIMVASVSQMNILLDEKQASFFGHGKISFLHYANILYQAVTTTTVLGINTVMFPKFAEKAVSLKEKQYACFIGSIVEVMIFVLLPMTAGAVILRDPIIGFVFERGEFTHGNTIMTGLVFASYALGMVSFGILDVVNKAFYAKNNKKIPFLYAIFIIIMNMIFNIVWGKKFDIVGLAIATSISSIIGSIGLLWAFRKEMGYFDTKKLVNTFSKVLLSCCIMAIIVNLSFTTLDSYFVEKGLIQKVINIMIPSILGVVVYACVTMKLKIEQAMTIYGHFVKPMVMKIKGNKA from the coding sequence ATGAATAACTATAGTAAAACAATCAAGACAATTGTTGTAGTGATGGGTTTAACTTTTTTTGCTAAATTTTTGGGTTTTTTTAGAGATTCTTTATTAGGTAGTAAATTAGGAGCAAATATGGAGTCAGATGCTTATATTATGGCTCTAAATAGTACTTCTATTGTTTTTGTAAGCATAGGAAGTGCAATTGTCGCAGCTACTATTCCTATTATTGTGAGACTTTTGACAAAGGATACAAAAAAAGAAGCTTTTTCTTTTATCAATAATTTATTAAATATATTAATTGTGATTTCATTTGTTTTTACTCTTTTAGGAGAGCTATTTTCAAAACAAATTATAAAAATCCTTGCTAGTGGATTTGAGTCCAATAAGTTTGAGTTAACTGTACAATTAACTCAAATTATGTTTCCAATAATTATCTTTATTTGTATTACTTATGTATTTGTATCTTTATTACAAAGTATGGAAAAATTTAAAATAACATCTATTATTAGTTTACCTGCAAATGTGATTACGATCCTTTTTTTATGTTTTTTTTCTAAAAAATATGGGGTAAAGGGATTGGCTGTAGTGACAACAATAGGATGGATTTTACAATTTGTAGTTATGCTTCCTACCCTTTATAAAGAAGGATATAGATATGATTTTAAAATCAATTGGAAAGATGATCATATGAAAGAATTTTTTTCAATGATTTTATTGATTATTATGGTAGCATCTGTGAGCCAGATGAATATTTTATTAGATGAAAAACAAGCATCTTTTTTTGGACATGGAAAAATTTCTTTTCTCCATTATGCTAATATATTGTATCAAGCAGTTACTACGACCACAGTACTGGGAATCAATACAGTTATGTTTCCAAAGTTTGCAGAAAAAGCAGTTTCTCTAAAGGAAAAACAATATGCATGCTTTATAGGATCTATTGTAGAAGTGATGATTTTTGTATTATTGCCTATGACGGCAGGAGCGGTTATTTTAAGAGATCCTATCATAGGATTTGTATTTGAACGAGGAGAGTTCACTCATGGAAATACCATCATGACAGGACTTGTTTTTGCTTCTTATGCTTTAGGTATGGTGAGTTTTGGGATCCTTGATGTAGTCAATAAGGCATTTTATGCGAAAAACAATAAAAAAATACCTTTTTTATATGCTATTTTTATTATTATAATGAATATGATTTTTAATATAGTATGGGGCAAAAAATTTGATATTGTGGGACTTGCTATTGCCACATCTATATCATCTATTATAGGAAGTATAGGACTGCTTTGGGCATTTAGAAAAGAAATGGGCTATTTTGATACAAAAAAATTAGTAAATACTTTTTCAAAGGTTTTACTAAGCTGTTGCATAATGGCAATTATAGTAAATCTAAGCTTTACAACTTTAGATTCGTATTTTGTAGAAAAAGGATTGATACAAAAGGTCATCAATATTATGATACCAAGTATATTAGGTGTAGTTGTATATGCTTGTGTTACTATGAAGTTAAAAATAGAACAAGCAATGACTATATATGGTCATTTTGTAAAACCAATGGTTATGAAAATCAAAGGAAATAAAGCATAA
- a CDS encoding DUF5693 family protein, translating to MKKNYILLFIIIFSILVSSITAMGRINVESKNNAVDVVLDYKEFEQMAKQSNKDVSWWFSKLKKQGVSSVGLMEESFESMLKEDKPIKFEMIGNIIKDMDWQKKYPKELITYLNNNEIDEYDVLVTTNSKDYYEFIKNGLESRYDSEKFKIFTSNGEYLFWMDGDIEDALYTEQMGEQDYKGKTFTKTATLYSSKIRRLSLGFDSEKINTIKKSGLKVIPRPYNYESFSGEKYLNATVAEYKKYDIIPNYMIFAGSEVLGYKEKLKDLADYMKKNNIKVGLIESEVQREHIKQDGLYDLTRNLNYNSVRVFSLPSYIQERFKYYNYEGAEEIENALYRAVTERNIRVIYFKPFKYDDKIYVTNYDEYVKMFDQFKGRIAKHKMHIGEASVIESHKVRVRHKMPIGWGIVSGGILLLSYLISMKDKVKYILLGMGILGVSGMIIVMPSLADKLLPLGAAVIFPSLSMLYLCTKLRIYYKEQNKNELIKIIKNGIKDLVVCCFISAIGSLMIGSYLSDIEYLLEMSIFRGVKISQLIPILIYMLIYVGYFGYKNKKLHSKTTIRWKDVKELLFEDVKVIYIILGVIVAAVGYIYIARTGHETSIKPSDLEMIFRNVLEEKLYARPRNKEFLFAFPAIMLGIFMAYRGWKWLIFTFGLAAVIGQTSIVNTFCHLRTPMNLSIARTGYSILLGMIIGSIGVFVLYEGMRFLSMMRGEKLDG from the coding sequence ATGAAGAAAAATTATATTTTATTATTTATTATTATTTTTTCAATATTGGTATCTTCCATAACAGCCATGGGAAGAATCAATGTAGAATCAAAGAATAATGCAGTAGATGTAGTACTAGACTATAAAGAATTTGAGCAAATGGCAAAGCAATCGAATAAAGATGTAAGCTGGTGGTTCTCTAAGCTTAAAAAGCAAGGGGTAAGCTCAGTTGGATTAATGGAAGAAAGCTTTGAATCTATGCTAAAGGAAGATAAACCTATAAAGTTTGAAATGATTGGAAATATTATAAAAGATATGGACTGGCAAAAAAAATATCCAAAAGAATTGATAACTTATCTTAATAATAATGAAATCGATGAATATGATGTTTTGGTTACTACAAATTCAAAAGACTATTATGAGTTTATAAAAAATGGATTAGAAAGTCGTTATGATTCCGAGAAATTTAAAATATTTACGTCTAATGGAGAATATCTATTTTGGATGGATGGAGATATAGAAGATGCTTTATATACAGAACAAATGGGAGAACAAGATTATAAAGGAAAGACTTTTACAAAGACAGCTACATTATATTCTTCTAAAATAAGAAGATTATCTTTAGGCTTTGACTCAGAAAAAATAAATACAATCAAAAAAAGTGGTCTAAAGGTTATCCCAAGACCATATAATTATGAAAGCTTTAGTGGAGAAAAATATTTAAATGCAACCGTAGCTGAGTATAAAAAATATGATATTATTCCTAATTATATGATTTTTGCAGGGTCAGAAGTTTTAGGATATAAAGAAAAACTAAAAGACCTAGCAGATTATATGAAAAAAAATAATATAAAAGTAGGTCTTATTGAATCAGAGGTACAAAGAGAACATATCAAACAAGATGGACTTTATGATCTAACAAGAAATTTAAATTATAATAGTGTAAGAGTATTTAGTTTACCAAGTTACATTCAAGAAAGATTTAAGTATTATAATTATGAAGGAGCAGAAGAAATAGAAAATGCCTTATATAGAGCAGTTACAGAAAGAAATATAAGAGTCATTTATTTTAAGCCTTTCAAATATGATGATAAAATTTATGTAACAAATTATGATGAATATGTAAAAATGTTTGATCAATTCAAAGGTAGAATTGCAAAACATAAAATGCACATAGGAGAGGCTAGTGTAATAGAAAGCCATAAAGTAAGAGTTCGTCACAAAATGCCTATTGGATGGGGAATCGTATCAGGAGGTATATTACTTCTTAGCTATCTTATTTCTATGAAAGATAAAGTAAAATACATTTTATTGGGAATGGGAATATTAGGAGTTAGTGGTATGATTATTGTTATGCCATCTTTAGCAGATAAATTATTACCTCTAGGAGCGGCCGTAATTTTTCCATCTTTATCTATGCTATATCTTTGTACAAAATTGAGAATTTACTATAAAGAACAAAACAAAAATGAACTCATAAAAATTATAAAAAATGGGATAAAGGATTTAGTTGTATGTTGTTTCATTTCAGCTATAGGATCTTTGATGATTGGATCATATCTTTCAGATATTGAATATTTACTAGAAATGAGTATTTTTAGAGGAGTAAAGATTAGTCAATTGATCCCAATTTTAATATATATGCTTATCTATGTTGGATATTTTGGATATAAAAATAAAAAGCTTCATTCAAAAACGACTATTAGATGGAAAGATGTAAAAGAGCTATTATTTGAAGATGTAAAAGTAATCTATATTATACTAGGAGTAATTGTAGCAGCGGTAGGATATATATATATTGCAAGAACTGGACATGAAACTTCTATCAAACCATCAGATTTAGAGATGATTTTTAGAAATGTTTTAGAGGAAAAATTATATGCTCGACCAAGAAATAAAGAATTCTTATTTGCTTTCCCAGCTATTATGCTTGGTATTTTTATGGCTTATCGAGGATGGAAGTGGCTTATTTTTACTTTTGGATTGGCAGCAGTAATTGGACAAACCTCTATTGTAAATACTTTTTGTCATTTAAGAACTCCTATGAATCTTTCTATTGCAAGAACGGGATACTCTATTTTACTAGGAATGATCATTGGAAGTATCGGTGTTTTTGTATTGTATGAAGGAATGAGGTTCTTGAGTATGATGAGAGGAGAAAAACTGGATGGATAG